From one Alphaproteobacteria bacterium genomic stretch:
- a CDS encoding GFA family protein, which yields MTNLTGKCLCGNITFTADTDIKLMANCHCSDCRAATGAAYGTLVFVAADSLKVSGTPKVFRHKSDSGSDMEKHFCPDCGSQLFGRNSNRAGMVSLRAGVLDQTDLIKPAVNVYLSSRIPSTPIDPALKGFEKMPG from the coding sequence ATGACGAACCTGACGGGCAAATGCCTATGCGGCAATATCACCTTCACTGCGGATACCGATATCAAGCTGATGGCCAATTGCCATTGCAGCGATTGCCGCGCCGCGACCGGCGCCGCCTATGGGACGCTGGTGTTTGTTGCGGCCGATTCTCTGAAGGTTTCCGGCACGCCAAAGGTGTTCCGGCACAAATCCGATAGCGGTTCCGACATGGAAAAGCACTTCTGCCCGGATTGCGGTTCTCAACTGTTCGGCAGGAATTCCAACCGCGCCGGCATGGTCAGCCTGCGCGCCGGCGTCCTGGACCAGACGGATCTGATCAAGCCGGCCGTCAATGTCTACCTGTCCAGCAGAATTCCCTCGACGCCCATTGATCCGGCGCTCAAGGGTTTTGAGAAAATGCCGGGCTGA